The following are encoded together in the Pleurocapsa sp. FMAR1 genome:
- a CDS encoding NCS2 family permease: protein MNIDQDVIDRQDINRPKGEPPRGGWQGAIANYFEFDYYRTNFRTEIVAGVTTFMTMAYILVVNPLILSDAIFLNEPKDLFAELVVATAVSAGIGTLIMGLLAKYPFALAPGMGINAFFAYSVVLGLGIDWRLALACVFVEGLVFILLTVTDIRRHLITAVPTSIKSATTVGIGLFLAYIGLGGATATGGAGLIVANEVTKTNFGSLAQPQSLMAIFGIFLTAFFMVRRIKGALLWGIIGTAILGWVFGVANAPQGFASIPAFPKDLFGAAFIGLGGINGSNWIDFLAVLLVFLFVDMFDTIGTLAGVGMQAGYIDENGELPRANRALTADAIATTAGAVMGTSSVTTFVESASGVAEGGRTGFTSVIVAGLFFISLIFTPIFEAIPAFATTPALTIVGVLMMASITSINWEDLTEAIPAFLTIFFIPFAFSIAAGLSIGLIAYPLLKTFKGKAEDVPIVTWILAAIFIARFIFMTLRFG from the coding sequence ATGAATATTGACCAAGATGTTATAGATCGCCAGGACATAAATCGACCTAAAGGTGAACCGCCTCGTGGGGGTTGGCAAGGTGCGATCGCCAATTATTTTGAATTCGATTACTATCGCACTAACTTTCGCACTGAGATCGTAGCTGGTGTGACTACCTTTATGACCATGGCGTACATTTTGGTAGTTAACCCGTTGATCCTTTCTGATGCCATCTTTCTGAACGAACCAAAAGATTTATTTGCCGAGTTAGTAGTTGCCACAGCAGTATCGGCAGGTATTGGCACGCTGATTATGGGTTTATTAGCGAAATATCCCTTTGCCCTGGCACCAGGTATGGGAATCAATGCTTTTTTTGCCTATTCGGTGGTGCTGGGTTTGGGTATCGATTGGCGTCTAGCTTTGGCTTGTGTCTTTGTTGAAGGTTTAGTCTTTATTCTGCTCACTGTTACCGATATTCGTCGCCATCTAATTACTGCCGTACCTACTTCAATCAAATCAGCAACGACGGTGGGAATTGGCTTATTTTTAGCTTATATCGGCTTAGGTGGGGCAACAGCCACAGGCGGTGCGGGGCTAATTGTGGCTAATGAAGTTACCAAAACCAATTTTGGTAGTTTGGCACAGCCCCAAAGCTTGATGGCAATATTTGGTATTTTTCTGACGGCTTTTTTTATGGTGCGACGCATCAAAGGAGCATTACTTTGGGGAATTATCGGCACTGCTATTTTGGGCTGGGTATTTGGCGTAGCTAACGCACCTCAGGGATTTGCCTCGATTCCTGCCTTTCCCAAAGATTTATTTGGGGCAGCATTTATCGGCTTAGGAGGAATTAACGGTAGTAACTGGATTGACTTTCTGGCTGTACTGCTGGTATTTCTCTTTGTCGATATGTTCGATACCATCGGCACATTGGCTGGGGTGGGAATGCAGGCAGGATATATCGATGAGAATGGCGAATTACCAAGGGCTAATCGAGCTTTAACCGCAGATGCGATCGCAACTACGGCGGGGGCAGTCATGGGAACATCTAGCGTTACCACCTTTGTGGAGTCGGCTTCAGGGGTAGCCGAGGGAGGACGTACTGGCTTTACATCGGTAATAGTTGCGGGGTTATTCTTTATTTCCTTAATATTTACACCGATTTTTGAAGCTATACCAGCCTTTGCCACTACTCCAGCCCTAACTATTGTCGGCGTATTGATGATGGCAAGTATTACCAGTATTAACTGGGAGGATTTAACCGAAGCTATACCAGCGTTTCTGACTATCTTTTTTATTCCCTTTGCTTTTTCAATTGCAGCAGGCTTATCTATTGGCTTAATTGCCTATCCTCTATTAAAAACCTTTAAAGGTAAAGCTGAAGATGTTCCCATAGTCACCTGGATTCTGGCAGCTATATTTATCGCTCGCTTTATTTTTATGACCCTGCGCTTTGGATAA
- a CDS encoding uracil-xanthine permease family protein has translation MVQPTNQELTLEEDIKTQAPASIESDLIYGLEARPPFVESIFVALQHVFACFVGIITPGLIICGALEVPPADTTFILSMSLFVSGIATFIQAKRFGPVGSGLLSIQGTSFAFLGPIIGAGLAVKGSGGTVEDALGLIFGLCFFGAFIEIFISRFLHLANKIITPMVTGVVVTLIGLTLIKVGITSMGGGVVAQNNETFGNPVYLGVSLLVLAVIVGLNCTTNNYLRMSSIVIGLVVGYVVSIPLGLVDFSNLAGLPAIALPIPFRYGFSFNFGAFIPFAFLYVITSIETIGDLTATSAISGEPIEGPVYFRRIKGGVLGDGVNSILAACFNTFPNTSFSQNNGVIQLTGVGSRYVGYFISVIFVILGLFPIIAGTFQALPQPVLGGATIVMFGTVAVAGIKIISCVNLTKRNSIILATALGLGLGVTFVPEILDKLPALIKSLFASGISTGGLTALVLNLILPGRE, from the coding sequence ATGGTACAACCTACAAATCAAGAATTAACTTTAGAAGAAGATATTAAAACACAAGCACCTGCTTCGATTGAGTCCGATTTAATTTATGGTCTAGAAGCGCGTCCACCGTTTGTGGAATCAATCTTTGTAGCGTTGCAGCACGTATTTGCCTGTTTTGTCGGTATCATTACCCCTGGGCTGATTATCTGCGGTGCGTTAGAAGTGCCTCCTGCCGATACTACCTTTATTCTCAGTATGTCTTTGTTTGTCTCAGGTATTGCTACCTTTATCCAAGCCAAAAGATTTGGACCAGTAGGTTCAGGCTTATTAAGCATTCAGGGGACAAGCTTTGCTTTTCTCGGTCCAATTATCGGCGCGGGATTGGCAGTAAAAGGCTCTGGCGGTACTGTTGAAGATGCTTTAGGATTGATTTTTGGTCTTTGCTTTTTTGGTGCATTTATCGAAATATTTATCAGTCGCTTTTTACATTTAGCCAATAAAATTATTACGCCAATGGTGACAGGAGTAGTGGTCACTTTAATTGGTTTGACTCTGATTAAAGTCGGCATTACTTCCATGGGCGGTGGTGTAGTAGCCCAAAATAATGAAACTTTTGGTAATCCTGTTTATTTGGGAGTGTCACTCCTAGTCTTGGCGGTAATCGTTGGTTTAAACTGCACGACTAACAACTATCTACGGATGTCATCTATTGTCATTGGTTTAGTTGTCGGTTATGTAGTGTCAATACCTTTGGGACTAGTGGATTTTAGCAATTTAGCTGGCTTACCTGCAATTGCCTTGCCAATTCCATTTCGCTATGGCTTTAGCTTTAACTTCGGGGCATTTATTCCTTTTGCCTTTTTGTATGTAATTACCTCTATCGAAACTATTGGCGATCTTACCGCAACCTCGGCTATTTCGGGAGAGCCAATAGAAGGACCTGTATACTTTCGCAGAATTAAAGGAGGAGTCTTAGGAGACGGGGTTAACTCAATTCTTGCTGCCTGCTTTAATACCTTTCCCAATACTAGCTTTAGCCAAAACAACGGCGTAATTCAGCTTACGGGTGTAGGCAGTCGTTATGTAGGTTATTTTATCTCGGTAATTTTTGTCATTCTTGGTTTATTTCCGATTATTGCAGGAACTTTCCAAGCTTTACCCCAGCCAGTATTAGGCGGTGCAACTATTGTCATGTTTGGGACGGTAGCAGTAGCAGGAATTAAAATTATCTCCTGCGTTAATCTTACTAAGCGTAACTCAATTATTCTTGCCACTGCTTTAGGTTTGGGCTTGGGCGTTACCTTTGTGCCTGAAATTTTAGATAAGTTGCCAGCCTTGATCAAAAGTCTTTTCGCTTCTGGGATCTCTACAGGCGGACTCACAGCGTTAGTTCTTAATTTGATTTTGCCAGGCAGAGAATAA
- the hpxO gene encoding FAD-dependent urate hydroxylase HpxO, with protein sequence MYQLKAIVIGAGMAGLATGIALRQAGYEVEIYEKTTKLRPAGAGISLWSNGIKVLNKLGLGKEVAAIGGQMNRMEYRNLQGEVLNDVNLIPLMEQVGQRPYPVSRTDLQQMMLDAFGESDVKMGMRCVEVKQDVDSATAIFEDGSTATGDVVIGADGIHSVVRTYLAGGKIESRYAGYVNWNGLVEASPDLAENDVWVIYVGDGKRASMMPIGGGRFYYFMGCPKPQGTKTPPEEIRAELKETFAGWAQPVQNLIEKLDPEQVNRLEISDIDPLPSLVEGRIALVGDSAHATTPTLGQGGCQAMEDAEVLCRYLITTNISVEDALKRYQAERKERVAKLVLKARKRTDTIYNKEPDLTKQWYEQLKQEQAEDVTGAIAKIILGGPLH encoded by the coding sequence ATGTATCAATTAAAAGCAATTGTGATTGGCGCGGGAATGGCTGGATTAGCTACAGGTATTGCCTTACGTCAGGCGGGATACGAGGTAGAAATCTATGAGAAGACTACAAAACTTCGTCCTGCGGGGGCGGGAATTTCTCTGTGGTCGAATGGAATTAAAGTTCTAAATAAATTAGGACTGGGTAAGGAAGTTGCTGCCATTGGCGGACAGATGAACCGCATGGAATACCGTAATCTTCAAGGAGAGGTTCTAAATGATGTCAACTTGATTCCTTTAATGGAACAGGTAGGACAAAGACCTTATCCTGTATCCCGTACTGATTTACAGCAGATGATGCTCGACGCCTTTGGCGAGTCTGATGTAAAAATGGGTATGCGCTGTGTAGAAGTTAAGCAAGATGTAGATAGTGCCACCGCTATCTTTGAAGATGGTAGTACTGCCACAGGAGATGTGGTTATTGGTGCTGATGGGATTCATTCAGTAGTGCGTACTTATCTTGCTGGTGGAAAAATAGAATCTCGCTATGCGGGTTATGTTAACTGGAATGGTTTGGTAGAAGCTAGTCCCGATTTAGCTGAAAATGATGTTTGGGTAATTTATGTTGGCGATGGCAAAAGGGCATCGATGATGCCTATAGGAGGCGGACGTTTTTACTATTTTATGGGTTGTCCAAAACCCCAAGGAACAAAAACCCCTCCTGAAGAAATTCGCGCTGAATTAAAAGAAACCTTTGCAGGATGGGCGCAACCAGTGCAAAACCTGATTGAAAAGCTCGACCCCGAACAGGTTAACCGCCTTGAAATTAGCGATATCGATCCTCTTCCTAGCTTAGTTGAAGGTAGAATTGCCTTAGTAGGAGATTCTGCCCATGCTACCACACCGACTTTGGGACAAGGAGGCTGTCAGGCGATGGAGGATGCGGAAGTGCTATGTCGCTATTTGATAACAACTAACATCAGCGTCGAAGATGCCCTCAAGCGTTATCAAGCAGAACGAAAAGAACGGGTAGCTAAGTTGGTTTTAAAAGCCCGCAAGCGCACCGACACTATTTATAATAAAGAACCAGATTTGACCAAGCAATGGTATGAGCAGTTAAAACAAGAACAAGCCGAGGATGTTACAGGTGCGATCGCCAAAATAATTCTTGGTGGACCATTGCATTAA
- the uraH gene encoding hydroxyisourate hydrolase — protein sequence MSGKLTTHVLDTANGCPGSGIAIALWKLDLNIDSKTLLKTVKTNHDGRTDEPLLVGDELETGVYELIFTVGNYFARYGDYPNPSFLDEIPLRFGVNDIKAHYHVPLLVSPWSYSTYRGS from the coding sequence ATGTCAGGTAAATTAACAACTCACGTTTTAGATACGGCAAATGGTTGTCCTGGTTCGGGAATTGCGATCGCACTTTGGAAGCTCGATCTAAACATAGATTCCAAAACCTTATTAAAAACCGTCAAAACCAATCATGACGGACGTACTGACGAACCGTTGTTAGTAGGGGATGAATTAGAAACTGGGGTATATGAGCTAATTTTCACTGTTGGTAACTATTTTGCACGCTATGGAGACTATCCTAATCCCTCTTTTTTAGATGAAATTCCCCTTCGTTTCGGCGTTAACGATATCAAGGCTCACTATCACGTTCCCTTGCTAGTTTCTCCTTGGTCTTATAGTACCTATCGTGGAAGTTAA
- a CDS encoding type II toxin-antitoxin system PemK/MazF family toxin, with amino-acid sequence MTIYSFGDILLVPFPFTDQTLVKKRPTVIISSDKYNIQKPDLIIMAITSQFNTSINFGEMIIADWKSAGLLKPSVIKPVITTTEKSLIIRKLGKLKKSDRNKLEELMDLVLG; translated from the coding sequence ATGACAATTTATAGTTTTGGCGATATTTTACTTGTCCCTTTTCCGTTCACAGATCAAACTTTAGTAAAGAAAAGACCTACTGTTATCATTAGTTCGGATAAATACAATATTCAGAAGCCTGACTTAATTATTATGGCAATTACCAGTCAGTTTAATACCTCTATTAATTTCGGAGAAATGATAATTGCTGATTGGAAGAGTGCTGGTTTGCTCAAACCTTCTGTTATCAAGCCTGTAATCACTACTACAGAGAAAAGCTTGATAATCAGAAAATTAGGTAAATTGAAAAAAAGCGATCGCAACAAACTTGAAGAATTAATGGACTTAGTTTTGGGTTAA
- a CDS encoding threonine aldolase family protein has product MLEQFTSDNYSGICPEAMEYMIRANQGSALAYGNDEWTQKATDYFRNVFETECEVFFVFNGTAANSLSLAALCQSYHSVICHELAHIETDECGAPEFASNGSKLLLGQGINGKLTTEAIISIINKRTDIHYPKPKVISLTQATELGTLYTIEELMAIKEVAQKYQLKIHLDGARFANALVAMNKTPAEITWKCGVDVLCFCGTKNGMALGEAIIFFNKELAEDFAYRCKQAGQLASKMRFIAAPFLGLLETGAWLRNARHANECAEYLSQRLSVIPQLELMFPREVNSVFLKMPETVIKALRAKGWNFYTFIGVEGVRFVCAWDTTKSRIDELVGDIKDAIANFS; this is encoded by the coding sequence ATGTTAGAACAATTTACCAGTGATAATTACTCTGGCATTTGCCCAGAAGCAATGGAGTATATGATTAGGGCAAACCAAGGAAGTGCCTTGGCTTACGGTAACGACGAATGGACTCAAAAAGCAACCGATTATTTTCGCAATGTTTTTGAAACTGAGTGTGAAGTCTTTTTTGTCTTTAACGGTACAGCCGCCAATTCTTTATCCTTGGCTGCTCTTTGCCAGTCCTATCATAGTGTGATTTGTCATGAATTAGCTCATATTGAAACTGATGAATGTGGTGCGCCAGAATTTGCTTCCAATGGTTCTAAATTATTGTTGGGTCAAGGAATAAATGGCAAATTAACCACCGAAGCTATTATTTCAATTATTAATAAAAGAACGGATATTCACTATCCCAAACCTAAAGTTATCAGCCTAACTCAGGCAACAGAATTAGGAACTTTGTACACAATTGAAGAATTAATGGCAATTAAGGAAGTTGCCCAAAAATATCAATTAAAAATTCATTTGGATGGTGCGAGGTTTGCTAATGCGCTGGTAGCGATGAACAAAACTCCAGCAGAAATAACCTGGAAATGTGGCGTAGATGTATTGTGTTTTTGTGGCACTAAAAACGGCATGGCATTAGGTGAAGCGATTATTTTCTTTAATAAAGAATTAGCCGAAGATTTTGCCTATCGTTGTAAGCAAGCTGGACAACTAGCCTCTAAGATGCGCTTTATTGCTGCACCTTTTTTAGGTTTATTAGAGACAGGCGCTTGGCTAAGAAATGCTCGTCATGCCAATGAATGCGCCGAGTATTTGTCACAAAGATTATCCGTAATACCGCAACTTGAGCTTATGTTTCCTAGGGAAGTAAATAGTGTTTTTCTTAAAATGCCTGAAACAGTGATTAAAGCCTTAAGAGCTAAAGGCTGGAATTTTTACACCTTTATTGGTGTTGAAGGAGTTCGTTTTGTCTGTGCTTGGGATACTACCAAATCTCGAATTGATGAATTAGTCGGCGATATCAAAGATGCGATCGCTAATTTTTCATGA
- a CDS encoding NmrA family NAD(P)-binding protein has protein sequence MKLLVVGATGTLGRQVARQALDEDHEVRCLVRNPNKAIFLKEWGAELVKGNLCDKSTLIPALEGVDAVIDAATARITDNLSVKEVDWQGKVNLIQATKAAGVNRYIFFSIINAQKHPEVPLMNIKHCTELFLAESGLDYTVLKLAGFMQGLISQYAIPILEDQVVWVTGESTPIAYMNTQDIAKFAVRALSVPATENKTFPVVGSKAWTALEIMNLCENLGDKRSKISRVSLGVLSLMRRITRFCEWGQNTADRLTFAEVLANGEPLNAPMEEVYATFGLDEKETTTLEEYMKEYFARIMKKLKEIDYEKNKGKKKKGKIPYRNQF, from the coding sequence ATGAAATTATTGGTAGTTGGCGCGACAGGCACTTTGGGCAGACAGGTGGCTCGTCAGGCTTTAGATGAAGATCATGAGGTACGCTGTTTAGTACGTAACCCCAACAAAGCGATTTTCCTCAAAGAATGGGGAGCAGAATTAGTTAAAGGCAATCTATGTGATAAATCGACTCTGATTCCAGCTTTGGAAGGGGTAGATGCTGTTATCGATGCTGCTACCGCCAGAATTACCGATAATCTCAGCGTGAAAGAAGTTGACTGGCAAGGCAAAGTTAATTTAATCCAGGCAACTAAAGCTGCTGGTGTTAATAGATATATCTTTTTCTCTATTATTAATGCCCAAAAGCACCCTGAAGTTCCTTTGATGAACATTAAGCACTGTACGGAACTTTTTTTAGCTGAATCTGGCTTAGACTATACAGTTTTAAAGCTTGCTGGTTTTATGCAGGGTTTAATTAGTCAATATGCAATTCCGATTTTAGAAGATCAGGTTGTTTGGGTTACAGGAGAAAGTACTCCTATTGCCTATATGAATACTCAAGATATTGCTAAGTTTGCTGTTCGCGCTTTATCCGTACCTGCCACAGAAAACAAGACTTTTCCAGTGGTGGGATCTAAAGCCTGGACTGCTTTGGAAATTATGAACCTGTGTGAAAATCTGGGTGATAAAAGGTCAAAAATATCCCGTGTATCTTTAGGTGTATTAAGTTTAATGCGTCGTATTACGCGCTTTTGCGAATGGGGACAAAACACCGCAGACCGCTTAACCTTTGCTGAAGTATTAGCAAATGGAGAACCTTTAAATGCACCAATGGAAGAAGTTTACGCTACCTTTGGTTTAGACGAAAAAGAAACAACTACTTTAGAAGAATATATGAAAGAGTACTTCGCTCGCATCATGAAGAAGCTCAAAGAGATTGATTACGAGAAAAATAAAGGTAAGAAAAAGAAAGGCAAAATACCTTATCGTAATCAGTTTTAA
- a CDS encoding HEAT repeat domain-containing protein: MDIEQIKDALDDSNPQQRMKGIRELRNYEADIAAPLLLAHVGDQEFLVRSSVAMGLGRKKSDDAFTALLKMMKSDKDPNVRAEAANSLSFYGDRAVTHLRKMYEEDDHWLVRRSIIAAIADLNSPQELLEICAIGLSGDDEPVRSSCISGLGLLAKTEQQTEALKLLLSLADDESWRIRLQVATSLKQFEAQTAITTLNKLKQDRDHRVVGAVLDSLL, translated from the coding sequence ATGGATATAGAACAAATTAAGGACGCTTTAGACGACTCCAATCCTCAGCAAAGAATGAAAGGGATTAGAGAGTTACGCAACTATGAAGCAGACATTGCTGCTCCTTTACTTTTGGCTCATGTTGGCGATCAAGAATTTTTGGTGCGCTCTTCTGTAGCTATGGGATTAGGCAGAAAAAAAAGCGATGATGCTTTTACCGCCTTATTAAAAATGATGAAATCAGACAAAGATCCTAATGTAAGAGCCGAAGCAGCCAATTCTTTATCATTTTACGGCGATCGCGCAGTAACTCATTTAAGAAAAATGTATGAAGAGGACGATCATTGGCTAGTACGCCGAAGTATCATTGCAGCGATCGCCGATTTAAATTCTCCCCAAGAGCTATTAGAAATCTGTGCCATTGGTTTATCAGGAGATGATGAACCTGTAAGGTCATCTTGTATTAGCGGTTTAGGTCTTTTAGCCAAAACCGAACAACAAACAGAAGCATTAAAATTACTTTTATCATTAGCCGACGATGAGTCCTGGCGGATTCGGCTTCAGGTAGCCACTTCTTTGAAGCAATTTGAGGCTCAAACAGCCATCACGACTTTAAATAAGCTCAAGCAGGATCGGGATCATCGGGTAGTGGGAGCAGTATTAGACAGTCTACTGTAA
- a CDS encoding phycobilisome protein: MLSDKVKELIKKSRIVNFDSWQNYPTEVVEIFKQADDEGRYLTDEDIKQVQKVLPNLSTSLAQGKLLRDNVEEIVSQARGVVLAANPQITEPGGGLYPPMRAEACWRDFWHFLRCITYGISGQSVDYTSDRGLKYMEQLYQELEVPLDAMILGLEQLKLFSLQKIAPPQQNELEPYFDRLINSMSQFSPVG; this comes from the coding sequence ATGCTCAGTGACAAAGTAAAAGAACTAATCAAAAAATCTCGCATCGTTAACTTCGATAGTTGGCAAAATTATCCTACCGAAGTAGTTGAGATTTTTAAACAGGCGGATGATGAAGGGCGATATTTGACGGATGAAGACATAAAGCAGGTTCAAAAGGTACTACCAAACTTATCTACAAGTTTGGCACAGGGAAAACTATTACGGGACAATGTTGAAGAAATAGTTTCTCAAGCCAGAGGCGTGGTTTTGGCAGCAAATCCCCAAATTACTGAGCCTGGAGGTGGTTTGTATCCCCCTATGCGTGCTGAGGCTTGCTGGCGGGATTTTTGGCACTTTCTACGCTGCATTACCTATGGCATTAGTGGTCAATCAGTAGATTATACAAGCGATCGCGGTTTGAAATACATGGAGCAACTTTATCAAGAATTAGAAGTTCCTTTAGATGCCATGATTTTAGGCTTAGAGCAGTTAAAATTGTTTAGTCTGCAAAAAATTGCACCACCACAGCAAAATGAGCTTGAACCCTATTTTGATCGTCTGATTAATTCCATGAGTCAGTTTTCTCCTGTAGGTTAA
- the queF gene encoding preQ(1) synthase, producing the protein MTTSPESITVDEMKYGERAIAEGELITFPNPRIGRKYDINITLPEFTCKCPFSGYPDFATIHLTYSPDQTVVELKGLKLYINSYRDRYIPHEEVVNQILDDFVAACDPLEATVKGDFTPRGNVHTVIEVHHQK; encoded by the coding sequence ATGACAACTTCTCCAGAATCAATCACCGTAGACGAAATGAAATATGGGGAAAGAGCGATCGCCGAAGGCGAATTAATTACTTTTCCCAACCCTAGAATCGGTCGTAAATACGATATAAATATTACTTTGCCAGAATTTACCTGTAAGTGTCCTTTTTCTGGCTATCCTGATTTTGCGACGATTCATCTTACCTACTCCCCCGATCAAACAGTAGTAGAACTAAAGGGCTTAAAGCTTTATATCAACAGCTATCGCGATCGCTATATTCCCCATGAGGAAGTAGTAAATCAAATTTTGGATGATTTTGTGGCTGCTTGCGATCCCTTAGAAGCAACTGTTAAAGGAGACTTTACTCCCAGAGGCAATGTCCATACTGTAATTGAAGTGCATCACCAAAAATAG
- the hemF gene encoding oxygen-dependent coproporphyrinogen oxidase — MTAINTNSTNKSQPSNPPADSKEQVSHFMKQLQDEICAGLEEVDGKGKFKEDSWLREEGGGGRSRVLTDGGILEQGGVNFSEVWGSHLPPSILKQRPEAEGHGFYATGTSMVLHPRSPYIPTVHLNFRYFEAGPVWWFGGGVDLTPYYPFAEDAAHFHRTLKASCDRHHPEYHPVFKYWCDEYFYLKHRQETRGVGGLFFDYQDGTGELYKGPHPDKAAADYSNNLGEIKHRSWDDIFSFIQDCGKSFLPAYIPIIKKRKDLEYGERERNFQLYRRGRYVEFNLVYDRGTIFGLQTNGRTESILMSLPPLVRWQYNYQPEPNSPEAELYETFLKPQDWVNWQAS; from the coding sequence ATGACCGCTATAAATACTAATTCAACAAATAAATCTCAACCTTCAAACCCTCCTGCTGACTCCAAAGAACAAGTTAGCCATTTTATGAAACAGCTACAGGATGAAATTTGTGCTGGCTTAGAAGAAGTTGATGGGAAAGGAAAATTTAAAGAAGATAGCTGGTTAAGAGAAGAAGGCGGTGGCGGGCGATCTCGTGTTTTGACTGATGGAGGTATTTTAGAACAGGGCGGAGTAAATTTTTCTGAGGTATGGGGAAGCCATTTACCCCCTTCCATTCTCAAACAACGACCTGAAGCAGAAGGACACGGTTTCTATGCTACAGGAACGTCAATGGTATTGCATCCCCGCAGCCCCTATATTCCAACGGTTCACCTGAATTTTCGTTACTTTGAAGCTGGTCCAGTTTGGTGGTTTGGTGGCGGTGTCGATTTAACCCCTTACTATCCTTTCGCCGAAGATGCGGCACACTTCCATCGTACCCTAAAAGCAAGTTGCGATCGCCATCATCCTGAATATCATCCCGTATTTAAATATTGGTGTGACGAATATTTTTATTTAAAGCATCGTCAAGAAACCAGAGGTGTCGGCGGATTATTTTTTGATTATCAAGATGGTACAGGCGAACTTTATAAAGGACCTCATCCTGATAAGGCAGCAGCAGACTACAGCAACAACTTAGGAGAGATAAAACATCGCAGTTGGGATGACATTTTTAGCTTTATTCAGGACTGCGGTAAAAGCTTTTTACCTGCTTACATTCCAATTATCAAAAAGCGTAAAGATCTAGAATACGGAGAGAGAGAAAGAAACTTTCAGCTATACCGTCGTGGACGTTATGTGGAGTTTAATTTAGTCTACGATCGCGGTACTATTTTTGGACTACAAACCAATGGGCGTACTGAGTCAATTCTTATGTCTTTACCTCCTTTGGTTCGTTGGCAATATAACTATCAGCCTGAACCAAATAGTCCTGAAGCAGAACTATACGAAACTTTTCTTAAGCCTCAAGACTGGGTAAATTGGCAAGCTTCTTAA